The Pseudorasbora parva isolate DD20220531a chromosome 16, ASM2467924v1, whole genome shotgun sequence genome includes a region encoding these proteins:
- the LOC137043158 gene encoding extracellular calcium-sensing receptor-like has product MSSFQQAQTMVFAIDEINKNPKLLPNITLGYYLYDNCLKLVVAFRAATILISGTDEIFSNLNCTGPPPVIAIVGDPGSTHSIAVSSVLGLFRVPMISYYATCSCLSDRKKYPSFFRTIPSDAFQVRAMVQILKYFGWTWVGVLYSDDDYGIYAAQSFHQEMQQFGGCVAFSEIMPYDQGLQDIKRIVAVIKASSARVVVIFSTDLLPLMDELLLQNVTGRQWIASEAWSISPVLHLSRFVPLVGGTLGIAIRRGEIKGLREFLLHLHPDSDPRNNLVKIFWENMFGCKFENESKDGEKICTAQEDLNSTVNEYNDVSELRASYNVYKAVYALAHALHDMIQCEKGRGPFSENSCADITNLQPWQMVHYLQKVNFTTGFGDHVSFDENGDALAIYDVMNWHPSSDGSIVVRTVGVVNEGAQTGKVLTLEEDAIYWNFETKQPPRSVCSESCPPGTRRATRKGLPVCCFDCLPCADGEISNISDSTECTVCPNEFWSSPEKNNCILKAVEFLSYEDPLGISLTTASLLGTCFCALVMVIFAHHRNTPVVRANNSELSFLLLLSLKLCFLCVLLFIGRPQLWTCQLRHAMFGISFVLCVSSILVKTMVVIAVFKSSRPEGKSAMKWFGAAQQRGTVVVLTAVQVVICAVWLSTASPTPYKNILYIRSKIVYECAIGSVTGFAILLGYIGLLAAVSFLLAFLARNLPDNFNEAKFITFSMLIFCAVWIAFVPAYVSSPGKYAVAVEIFAILASSFGLLVAIFAPKCYIIILHPERNTKKAIMGRKGDNK; this is encoded by the exons ATGTCAAGTTTCCAGCAGGCACAGACCATGGTTTTCGCTATAGATGAGATCAACAAGAATCCAAAACTGCTGCCTAACATCACTCTTGGTTACTATCTTTATGACAACTGTTTGAAGCTTGTAGTAGCCTTCAGGGCTGCTACAATTCTTATTAGTGGGACAGACGAGATATTTTCAAACCTCAATTGCACTGGCCCACCACCAGTAATTGCTATTGTTGGGGATCCTGGGTCAACTCACTCTATTGCAGTTTCTAGTGTATTGGGTCTGTTTCGTGTTCCTATG ATTAGCTACTATGCCACCTGCTCCTGTTTGAGTGACAGGAAAAAGTACCCTTCTTTCTTCAGAACAATCCCTAGTGATGCTTTCCAGGTGCGGGCTATGGTTCagatcttaaaatattttggatGGACATGGGTTGGTGTTCTCTATAGTGACGATGACTATGGCATCTATGCTGCTCAGTCCTTTCACCAGGAAATGCAGCAGTTTGGAGGTTGTGTGGCTTTTTCTGAAATAATGCCCTATGatcagggac taca GGACATTAAGCGCATAGTGGCAGTGATTAAGGCCTCTTCAGCCAGAGTAGTGGTGATATTCTCAACTGATCTGTTACCCCTGATGGATGAGTTGTTACTGCAAAATGTGACAGGCAGGCAGTGGATTGCAAGTGAGGCTTGGAGCATCTCACCTGTGCTCCACCTTTCACGTTTTGTACCCCTCGTTGGAGGCACACTGGGCATCGCCATCCGTCGAGGAGAGATCAAGGGACTTCGTGAATTTCTTTTACACCTTCATCCTGACAGTGATCCAAGAAAtaatttggtgaaaatattctGGGAGAACATGTTTGGGTGCAAATTTGAGAATGAAAGCAaagatggagaaaaaatatgtaCAGCCCAAGAAGATCTGAACAGCACAGTTAATGAATATAATGATGTATCAGAGCTGAGGGCATCATATAATGTGTATAAGGCAGTTTATGCTCTAGCACATGCTCTTCATGACATGATTCAGTGTGAGAAGGGGAGAGGACCATTCAGTGAGAACAGCTGTGCTGACATTACCAACTTACAGCCGTGGCAG ATGGTTCACTACTTACAGAAAGTGAACTTCACCACAGGCTTTGGGGATCATGTGTCATTTGATGAAAATGGAGATGCTTTGGCCATCTATGATGTGATGAACTGGCACCCAAGTTCTGATGGGTCTATTGTTGTTCGCACAGTTGGTGTGGTAAATGAAGGGGCACAAACAGGGAAGGTGCTCACACTGGAGGAAGATGCAATTTACTGGAACTTTGAGACTAAACAA CCTCCAAGATCTGTGTGCAGTGAGAGCTGCCCCCCAGGAACCAGACGAGCAACAAGGAAGGGCCTTCCTGTCTGCTGTTTTGACTGCCTGCCATGTGCAGATGGAGAGATTTCCAATATATCAG ACTCAACTGAATGCACAGTGTGTCCAAATGAATTCTGGTCCAGTCCAGAAAAGAATAACTGTATCCTCAAAGCAGTGGAGTTTCTATCCTATGAGGATCCTCTCGGCATATCTCTGACTACTGCTTCCCTGCTTGGCACCTGCTTCTGTGCTCTTGTGATGGTCATCTTTGCTCATCATCGTAACACTCCTGTAGTACGTGCCAACAATTCAGAGCTCAGTTTCCTGCTGCTGTTGTCACTCAAACTGTGTTTCCTGTGTGTGCTTCTGTTCATTGGCCGGCCACAGTTGTGGACGTGTCAATTAAGACATGCCATGTTTGGTATTAGTTTTGTCCTGTGCGTCTCCAGCATCCTGGTCAAGACTATGGTGGTAATAGCGGTGTTCAAGTCATCTCGACCAGAGGGTAAAAGTGCTATGAAATGGTTTGGAGCAGCTCAACAAAGAGGGACTGTTGTAGTCCTCACTGCAGTCCAAGTTGTGATATGTGCAGTCTGGCTATCAACTGCCTCTCCAACACCCTATAAAAATATCCTGTATATCAGGTCAAAAATAGTATATGAATGTGCCATTGGCTCAGTGACTGGGTTTGCCATTCTGCTGGGTTACATTGGACTCCTGGCAGCAGTAAGCTTTCTGTTAGCTTTTCTAGCAAGGAATCTCCCAGATAATTTTAATGAAGCTAAATTTATTACCTTCAGTATGTTAATCTTCTGTGCTGTGTGGATTGCATTTGTTCCAGCATATGTGAGCTCACCAGGGAAATATGCAGTGGCTGTGGAGATATTTGCCATTTTAGCTTCAAGTTTTGGATTACTGGTGGCTATATTTGCTCCAAAGTGCTACATTATCATATTACACCCAGAGAGAAACACTAAAAAAGCTATAATGGGAAGAAAAGGTGACAACAAGTAA
- the LOC137043295 gene encoding extracellular calcium-sensing receptor-like, protein MLISLHICLYLSFTLIPAAFNSDSCQNQGYFKLNGMYQNGNFIIGGLFEVQHLKVFPELSFRMKPEQPKCEEFYMSSFQQAQTMVFAIDEINKNPKLLPNITLGYHLYDNCLKLVVAFRAATILISGTDEIFSNINCTGPPPVIAIVGDPGSTHSIAVSSVLGLFRVPMISYYATCSCLSDRKKYPSFFRTIPSDAFQVRAMVQILKYFGWTWVGVLYSDDDYGIYAAQSFHQEMQQFGGCVAFSEIMPYDNRRDIKRIVAVIKASSARVVVIFSTDLLPLMDELLLQNVTGRQWIASEAWSISPVLHLSRFVPLVGGTLGIAIRRGEIKGLREFLLHLHPDSDPRNNLVKIFWENMFGCKFENESKDGEKICTAQEDLNSTVNEYNDVSELRASYNVYKAVYALAHALHDMIQCEKGRGPFSENSCADITNLQPWQMVHYLQKVNFTTGFGDHVSFDENGDALAIYDVMNWHPSSDGSIVVRTVGVVNEGAQTGKVLTLEEDAIYWNFETKQPPRSVCSESCPPGTRRATRKGLPVCCFDCLPCADGEISNISDSTECTVCPNEFWSSPEKNNCILKAVEFLSYEDPLGISLTTASLLGTCFCALVMVIFAHHRNTPVVRANNSELSFLLLLSLKLCFLCVLLFIGRPQLWTCQLRHAMFGISFVLCVSSILVKTMVVIAVFKSSRPEGKSAMKWFGAAQQRGTVVILTAVQVVICAVWLSTASPTPYKNILYIRSKIVYECAIGSVTGFAILLGYIGLLAAVSFLLAFLARNLPDNFNEAKFITFSMLIFCAVWIAFVPAYVSSPGKYAVAVEIFAILASSFGLLVAIFAPKCYIIILHPERNTKKAIMGRKGENK, encoded by the exons ATGCTGATTTCTCTACACATCTGCCTGTATCTGTCCTTTACATTAATCCCGGCTGCTTTCAACTCAGACTCCTGTCAAAACCAGGGATACTTCAAGTTGAACGGGATGTACCAGAATGGAAACTTTATCATTGGAGGCTTGTTTGAGGTCCAGCACCTCAAAGTCTTCCCAGAACTGAGTTTCAGAATGAAGCCAGAACAACCCAAGTGTGAGGA aTTTTATATGTCAAGTTTCCAGCAGGCACAGACCATGGTTTTCGCTATAGATGAGATCAACAAGAATCCAAAACTGCTGCCTAACATCACTCTTGGTTACCATCTTTATGACAACTGTTTGAAGCTTGTAGTAGCCTTCAGGGCTGCTACAATTCTTATTAGTGGGACAGACGAGATATTTTCAAACATCAATTGCACTGGCCCACCACCAGTAATTGCTATTGTTGGGGATCCTGGGTCAACTCACTCTATTGCAGTTTCTAGTGTATTGGGTCTGTTTCGTGTTCCTATG ATTAGCTACTATGCCACCTGCTCCTGTTTGAGTGACAGGAAAAAGTACCCTTCTTTCTTCAGAACAATCCCTAGTGATGCTTTCCAGGTGCGGGCTATGGTTCagatcttaaaatattttggatGGACATGGGTTGGTGTTCTCTATAGTGACGATGACTATGGCATCTATGCTGCTCAGTCCTTTCACCAGGAAATGCAGCAGTTTGGAGGTTGTGTGGCTTTTTCTGAAATAATGCCCTATGATAATCGCAGGGACATTAAGCGCATAGTGGCAGTGATTAAGGCCTCTTCAGCCAGAGTAGTGGTGATATTCTCAACTGATCTGTTACCCCTGATGGATGAGTTGTTACTGCAAAATGTGACAGGCAGGCAGTGGATTGCAAGTGAGGCTTGGAGCATCTCACCTGTGCTCCACCTTTCACGTTTTGTACCCCTCGTTGGAGGCACACTGGGCATCGCCATCCGTCGAGGAGAGATCAAGGGACTTCGTGAATTTCTTTTACACCTTCATCCTGACAGTGATCCAAGAAAtaatttggtgaaaatattctGGGAGAACATGTTTGGGTGCAAATTTGAGAATGAAAGCAaagatggagaaaaaatatgtaCAGCCCAAGAAGATCTGAACAGCACAGTTAATGAATATAATGATGTATCAGAGCTGAGGGCATCATATAATGTGTATAAGGCAGTTTATGCTCTAGCACATGCTCTTCATGACATGATTCAGTGTGAGAAGGGGAGAGGACCATTCAGTGAGAACAGCTGTGCTGACATTACCAACTTACAGCCGTGGCAG ATGGTTCACTACTTACAGAAAGTGAACTTCACCACAGGCTTTGGGGATCATGTGTCATTTGATGAAAATGGAGATGCTTTGGCCATCTATGATGTGATGAACTGGCACCCAAGTTCTGATGGGTCTATTGTTGTTCGCACAGTTGGTGTGGTAAATGAAGGGGCACAAACAGGGAAGGTGCTCACACTGGAGGAAGATGCAATTTACTGGAACTTTGAGACTAAACAA CCTCCAAGATCTGTGTGCAGTGAGAGCTGCCCCCCAGGAACCAGACGAGCAACAAGGAAGGGCCTTCCTGTCTGCTGTTTTGACTGCCTGCCATGTGCAGATGGAGAGATTTCCAATATATCAG ACTCAACTGAATGCACAGTGTGTCCAAATGAATTCTGGTCCAGTCCAGAAAAGAATAACTGTATCCTCAAAGCAGTGGAGTTTCTATCCTATGAGGATCCTCTCGGCATATCTCTGACTACTGCTTCCCTGCTTGGCACCTGCTTCTGTGCTCTTGTGATGGTCATCTTTGCTCATCATCGTAACACTCCTGTAGTACGTGCCAACAATTCAGAGCTCAGTTTCCTGCTGCTGTTGTCACTCAAACTGTGTTTCCTGTGTGTGCTTCTGTTCATTGGCCGGCCACAGTTGTGGACGTGTCAATTAAGACATGCCATGTTTGGTATTAGTTTTGTCCTGTGCGTCTCCAGCATCCTGGTCAAGACTATGGTGGTAATAGCGGTGTTCAAGTCATCTCGACCAGAGGGTAAAAGTGCTATGAAATGGTTTGGAGCAGCTCAACAAAGAGGGACTGTTGTAATCCTCACTGCAGTCCAAGTTGTGATATGTGCAGTCTGGCTATCAACTGCCTCTCCAACTCCCTATAAAAATATCCTGTATATCAGGTCAAAAATAGTATATGAATGTGCCATTGGCTCAGTGACTGGGTTTGCCATTCTGCTGGGTTACATTGGACTCCTGGCAGCAGTAAGCTTTCTGTTAGCTTTTCTAGCAAGGAATCTCCCAGATAATTTTAATGAAGCTAAATTTATTACCTTCAGTATGTTAATCTTCTGTGCTGTGTGGATTGCATTTGTTCCAGCATATGTGAGCTCACCAGGGAAATATGCAGTGGCTGTGGAGATATTTGCCATTTTAGCTTCAAGTTTTGGATTACTGGTGGCTATATTTGCTCCAAAGTGCTACATTATCATATTACACCCAGAGAGAAACACTAAAAAAGCTATAATGGGAAGAAAAGGTGAAAACAAGTAA